From Bacteroides sp., the proteins below share one genomic window:
- the murC gene encoding UDP-N-acetylmuramate--L-alanine ligase: MNINRLNNIFFLGIGGIGMSALARYFHARGVNVSGYDKTPSSITNALQQEGIQIWFEDQENIIPENLDLVVYTPAVPKNTVLFNGLESRNIPMMKRAELLGLITNDMKTVAIAGTHGKTTISTIIAHILKTGGIKTTAFLGGISVNYQTNFLSEEPSEWAVVEADEFDRSFLQLKPDIALVSAMDADHLDIYGSESALIESFREFVKRIKADGTLVIKKSLEGKLDFPGETLTYDCEGPAAFMARESEVKNGKFYTALDGMIKTPQFELGFPGHHNLENALGAAAIAWRMGMDSITIMNALNTFRGVKRRFEICYQGPAAVYIDDYAHHPEEIKACIKATRLLYSGKKITAIFQPHLFSRTRDLAEQFSESLGLADAVWMLDIYPARELPIEGVHAEMLLEKIDLKEKFLIRKGEVLETLEKNPPEVLLTMGAGDIDRLVPDIVEFLKRKAL; this comes from the coding sequence ATGAATATTAACCGCTTAAATAACATATTCTTCCTCGGCATTGGAGGCATTGGCATGAGTGCCCTTGCCCGCTATTTCCATGCCAGGGGAGTCAATGTTAGCGGTTACGACAAAACTCCCTCCTCCATTACCAACGCCCTGCAACAGGAAGGCATTCAAATCTGGTTTGAGGATCAGGAAAACATCATTCCTGAAAATCTTGACCTGGTTGTTTATACGCCTGCAGTTCCCAAAAACACTGTTTTGTTCAACGGGCTGGAAAGCAGGAATATTCCCATGATGAAGCGGGCAGAACTGCTTGGCCTGATTACCAATGACATGAAGACCGTTGCCATTGCTGGCACCCATGGAAAAACAACCATTAGCACCATAATTGCCCACATCCTGAAAACAGGCGGAATTAAAACCACTGCTTTTTTGGGGGGCATCAGTGTGAATTACCAAACGAATTTCCTTTCAGAGGAGCCTTCAGAATGGGCCGTTGTGGAAGCTGACGAATTCGACCGGTCTTTCCTCCAATTGAAACCGGATATTGCCCTGGTCAGTGCCATGGATGCTGACCACCTTGACATTTACGGCTCAGAATCAGCCTTAATTGAAAGTTTCAGGGAATTTGTAAAAAGAATAAAGGCCGATGGCACCCTGGTGATTAAAAAAAGCCTGGAAGGCAAGCTAGATTTCCCCGGAGAAACCTTGACCTATGATTGCGAGGGGCCGGCAGCGTTTATGGCAAGGGAATCCGAAGTTAAAAACGGGAAGTTTTATACTGCCCTTGACGGGATGATAAAAACCCCGCAATTTGAACTGGGCTTCCCGGGCCACCATAACCTGGAAAACGCTTTAGGTGCAGCAGCCATTGCCTGGCGTATGGGCATGGACAGTATAACCATCATGAATGCCTTGAACACATTCAGGGGAGTAAAACGCAGATTTGAGATCTGTTACCAGGGACCGGCTGCCGTTTACATTGATGATTACGCCCATCATCCTGAAGAGATCAAAGCCTGTATTAAAGCTACCAGGTTGCTTTATTCCGGGAAAAAGATAACAGCAATCTTCCAGCCTCACCTTTTCAGCAGGACCCGCGATCTTGCCGAACAGTTCAGTGAATCACTGGGACTTGCAGATGCAGTTTGGATGCTCGATATCTATCCCGCAAGGGAACTGCCTATTGAAGGGGTGCATGCAGAAATGCTTTTGGAAAAAATTGATCTGAAAGAGAAATTCCTGATCCGTAAGGGAGAGGTTCTGGAAACCCTGGAAAAGAACCCACCGGAAGTATTACTGACAATGGGAGCAGGCGATATCGACCGCCTGGTTCCCGATATTGTTGAATTCCTGAAAAGAAAGGCTTTATGA
- the murG gene encoding undecaprenyldiphospho-muramoylpentapeptide beta-N-acetylglucosaminyltransferase, with product MEKPLSQADELKVIIAGGGTGGHVFPAIAIALALKKKVYNAKILFVGAKGRMEMKKVPAAGFHIIGLNISGIQRRLTWKNLQVPFKLLDSLVRARNIVKRFKPDVVIGVGGYASGPIVRAAAKQGIPTLIQEQNSFPGLTNRILGKKADKICVAYEGMERFFEKSKLYLTGNPVRQDIVSLEGKYEEAMTFFGFSATQPVLFVTGGSLGAYSINESIAHNLQFFMEKGIQLIWQTGTHFYQNALGLVKGYENQVYVKPFIDRMDFAYAASDVVISRAGAIAVSEICTVQKPAILIPSPNVAEDHQTKNALALVNHHAAVLVRDAEVKEKLGPVVFDLIQDEEKRFRLKEKLVGLSFRDAADVIAGVALSLVKNK from the coding sequence ATGGAAAAGCCATTGTCACAAGCTGATGAGCTGAAGGTGATCATTGCCGGAGGCGGCACCGGGGGCCATGTGTTCCCGGCCATCGCTATAGCTTTGGCCCTGAAAAAGAAGGTTTACAATGCAAAAATTCTTTTTGTAGGTGCCAAGGGGCGTATGGAAATGAAGAAGGTGCCTGCAGCAGGATTTCACATCATTGGACTGAACATTTCAGGCATACAGCGCAGGCTGACCTGGAAAAACTTGCAAGTACCATTTAAGTTACTCGACAGTTTGGTGAGGGCCAGAAATATCGTGAAGCGTTTTAAACCGGATGTTGTGATCGGGGTGGGTGGCTATGCCAGTGGCCCCATTGTCAGAGCAGCAGCCAAACAGGGCATTCCCACGCTGATACAGGAACAGAACTCATTCCCGGGCCTTACCAACCGGATCCTTGGAAAAAAAGCAGACAAAATCTGTGTGGCCTATGAAGGCATGGAGCGCTTTTTTGAGAAATCAAAACTATACCTTACCGGGAACCCTGTCAGACAAGACATTGTTAGCCTGGAGGGCAAATATGAAGAAGCCATGACATTCTTTGGCTTTTCAGCAACCCAACCTGTCCTTTTCGTAACCGGCGGAAGTCTTGGCGCCTATTCGATCAATGAAAGCATTGCGCACAACCTACAGTTCTTCATGGAAAAGGGAATTCAGCTCATCTGGCAAACGGGCACCCACTTTTACCAGAATGCATTGGGCCTGGTAAAGGGTTATGAAAACCAGGTCTATGTAAAGCCTTTCATCGACAGGATGGACTTTGCCTATGCAGCTTCCGATGTAGTAATCAGCCGGGCAGGCGCCATTGCAGTTTCTGAGATATGCACCGTACAGAAACCTGCCATTCTGATTCCATCACCCAATGTTGCTGAAGACCATCAAACAAAAAATGCCCTGGCCCTGGTAAATCACCATGCAGCGGTGCTGGTCAGGGATGCAGAAGTAAAGGAAAAGCTGGGGCCTGTTGTGTTCGACCTGATCCAGGACGAAGAAAAACGATTCAGGCTAAAGGAAAAACTCGTTGGTTTATCATTCAGGGATGCTGCTGATGTGATTGCAGGGGTGGCTTTAAGCCTGGTAAAAAACAAATAA
- a CDS encoding FtsW/RodA/SpoVE family cell cycle protein, whose protein sequence is MNRILEKIKGDRAIWMVVIFLSIFSLLAVYSSTGTLAYRFRAGNTGYYIIKHFIIMLLGLGLMVLASRVKYTYYSRISQLALWIAAPLLLLTLVRGTNINEANRWLTLPIINISFQSSDFAKLALIMFVSRILTKKQETIKDFKDAFVPVLVPILIITGLILPANLSTAGILFLTCVILMFIGGVNIKYLLAFGGIGLAGLALFILIATKMPEGSRVSTWSNRIETFVGKPGDNYQTEQAKIAIATGGVFGKMPGNSTQRNFLPHAYSDFIYAIIIEEYGLIGGFIVLILYLILFYRGIRIARESPGTFGALLAAGLSFSLVFQAMINMAVAVDLFPVTGQPLPLISMGGTSLWFSSLAIGIILSVSRKIEENELNGKAIVTS, encoded by the coding sequence ATGAACAGAATCCTTGAAAAAATTAAAGGTGACAGGGCAATCTGGATGGTGGTGATCTTTTTGTCCATTTTTTCCCTGCTGGCCGTTTACAGCTCAACGGGCACGCTGGCTTACCGGTTTCGCGCGGGGAATACGGGTTACTATATCATTAAGCATTTCATCATTATGTTGTTAGGCTTGGGCTTAATGGTGCTGGCCAGCCGGGTGAAGTACACCTATTACTCAAGGATTTCCCAACTTGCCCTTTGGATTGCCGCTCCCCTGCTGTTGCTTACATTGGTAAGGGGGACCAACATCAACGAGGCCAACCGCTGGCTTACCCTGCCCATCATAAATATCAGTTTCCAAAGCTCAGACTTTGCCAAGTTGGCTTTGATTATGTTTGTTTCGCGTATACTGACCAAAAAACAGGAAACCATCAAAGATTTCAAGGATGCCTTTGTTCCGGTGCTGGTGCCCATTCTGATCATTACGGGACTCATCCTTCCTGCCAACCTCTCAACAGCAGGGATCCTGTTTCTTACTTGTGTTATCCTGATGTTTATCGGAGGGGTCAACATTAAATACCTATTAGCCTTTGGAGGAATCGGCCTGGCAGGTCTCGCCCTGTTTATTCTAATTGCCACCAAAATGCCTGAGGGAAGCAGGGTTTCTACATGGTCAAATCGCATTGAAACTTTCGTTGGTAAACCAGGAGATAATTACCAAACGGAGCAGGCAAAAATCGCCATTGCTACAGGAGGTGTTTTTGGTAAAATGCCTGGTAATTCGACCCAGCGTAATTTTTTACCTCACGCCTACTCCGACTTTATCTATGCCATTATCATCGAAGAATATGGCCTGATAGGGGGCTTTATTGTCCTGATCTTATACCTGATATTGTTTTACCGCGGAATCAGAATCGCCCGGGAAAGCCCCGGCACATTCGGGGCATTGCTGGCAGCCGGTCTTAGTTTCAGCCTTGTATTTCAGGCAATGATCAATATGGCAGTGGCCGTGGATCTTTTCCCGGTAACCGGTCAGCCCCTTCCCCTGATCAGCATGGGAGGAACTTCCTTATGGTTCTCCAGCCTGGCCATTGGGATCATATTAAGTGTCAGCAGAAAAATTGAAGAAAACGAATTAAATGGAAAAGCCATTGTCACAAGCTGA
- the murD gene encoding UDP-N-acetylmuramoyl-L-alanine--D-glutamate ligase, translating to MSRRLVVLGAGESGTGTAILARKKGWDVFVSEKGAIKEQYKNALIHHDISGEEGKHSENLILNANEVMKSPGIPEKVSIVQSILHKGIPVISEIEFAGRYTRAKTICITGSNGKTTTTLLTGHLLKKAGLNVGIAGNVGNSFAWQVAEENHDVYVLEISSFQLDGMKDFRADIAVLLNITPDHLDRYGNSFENYIGSKLRILQNQTPADKIIFCADDPVLEARIKQTENGPGLIPFSIKKTLKKGAWIDRKGKLNINIKSEGFTMDLLELSLKGKHNIYNSMASGIAARLVEIRKEVIREGLSDFQNVEHRLESVGFVRGIEFINDSKATNVNSTWYALESMNKPVIWIVGGQDKGNDYSELTELVQKKVKAIVCLGKDNSHILEVFGEKVPAIFETRSAADAVKAAYLAGNPGDVVLLSPACASFDLFENFEDRGKQFKQAVYDL from the coding sequence ATGAGCAGACGGCTGGTTGTGCTTGGCGCAGGAGAAAGCGGAACAGGAACAGCCATTTTAGCCCGCAAAAAAGGATGGGATGTTTTTGTCTCCGAAAAGGGAGCCATCAAAGAACAATACAAAAACGCTCTTATACATCATGATATCAGCGGGGAAGAAGGGAAGCATTCCGAGAATTTGATTTTGAATGCTAATGAAGTGATGAAAAGTCCGGGCATTCCCGAAAAGGTTTCGATTGTTCAGTCCATTCTGCATAAAGGGATACCGGTCATTTCAGAGATTGAGTTTGCTGGACGATATACCCGTGCAAAAACCATCTGCATCACTGGCAGTAATGGTAAAACCACCACAACCCTGCTCACCGGGCACCTGTTGAAAAAGGCAGGCCTGAATGTGGGTATTGCGGGAAATGTGGGAAACAGTTTTGCCTGGCAGGTGGCAGAAGAGAACCACGACGTATATGTTCTGGAAATATCTTCCTTTCAATTGGATGGGATGAAAGACTTCAGGGCAGACATTGCAGTGCTTCTCAACATCACGCCCGACCACCTCGACCGCTACGGTAACAGCTTTGAGAATTACATCGGGTCGAAGTTGCGCATTTTGCAGAACCAGACCCCAGCTGATAAAATCATTTTCTGCGCCGACGACCCCGTGTTGGAGGCCAGGATAAAACAAACGGAAAACGGACCCGGGCTGATCCCCTTCAGCATAAAGAAAACCCTGAAGAAAGGCGCCTGGATTGACAGAAAAGGCAAGTTGAATATAAACATAAAATCTGAGGGATTCACCATGGACCTCCTTGAACTGAGTCTAAAAGGGAAACATAATATTTACAACAGTATGGCCAGTGGCATTGCCGCCCGCCTGGTCGAAATCCGCAAGGAAGTTATAAGAGAAGGCCTCAGCGACTTCCAAAATGTGGAACACAGGCTGGAGTCAGTGGGTTTTGTCCGTGGCATAGAGTTCATCAACGACAGCAAAGCAACCAATGTGAATTCCACATGGTATGCACTTGAGTCGATGAATAAACCGGTCATTTGGATCGTTGGGGGGCAGGATAAAGGCAATGACTATTCAGAGTTGACCGAATTGGTTCAAAAGAAAGTTAAAGCCATCGTTTGCCTGGGCAAGGACAACAGCCATATCCTGGAAGTCTTTGGTGAAAAGGTACCCGCAATTTTTGAAACCCGTTCAGCCGCCGATGCAGTCAAAGCTGCATATCTGGCAGGCAATCCGGGTGATGTAGTATTATTATCGCCTGCATGTGCCAGCTTCGACCTTTTTGAGAATTTCGAAGACCGGGGCAAACAATTTAAGCAGGCAGTTTACGACTTATAA
- the mraY gene encoding phospho-N-acetylmuramoyl-pentapeptide-transferase codes for MLYYLFDYLDKAFEIPGTGVFQYISFRAGMAVIFSLFITMISGRRIIRMLQKKQVGEVVRNLGLDGQMKKQGTPTMGGIIIIAAILIPTLLFAKLDNIYIILMLMSTIWLGVIGFIDDYIKVFKKDKKGLHGRFKILGQIILGIIVGTTLYFNDSVVIREKDNQPLEFENTSQIMVLEDSSGPASAFSIESVKSTKTTIPFFKDNEFDYAVLLKFLGGDYFKWSFLIFIPIVILIITAVSNGANITDGLDGLATGTSAIIGATLGVLAYVSGNTVFANYLNIMYIPMTGELVIFIAAFVGACIGFLWYNTYPAQVFMGDTGSLALGGIIAVFAIVIRKELLIPLLCGIFLVENLSVVMQVSWFKFTKRRYGEGRRIFKMAPLHHHYQILGYHEAKIVQRFLIVGIILAVFSVITLKLR; via the coding sequence ATGCTGTACTATTTGTTCGATTACCTTGATAAAGCATTTGAGATTCCAGGAACAGGCGTGTTTCAATACATCTCGTTCCGTGCAGGCATGGCTGTGATTTTTTCGCTTTTCATTACCATGATCTCTGGCCGCAGAATCATTCGCATGCTTCAAAAGAAACAGGTCGGAGAGGTCGTACGTAACCTTGGGTTGGATGGTCAAATGAAAAAACAGGGCACACCTACCATGGGAGGTATCATTATCATTGCGGCCATTCTTATCCCAACATTGCTTTTTGCCAAACTGGACAATATATATATTATCCTGATGCTGATGTCAACCATATGGCTTGGCGTTATTGGCTTCATTGACGATTACATCAAAGTTTTCAAAAAGGACAAAAAGGGGCTGCATGGGCGATTCAAAATACTGGGACAGATCATTCTGGGCATTATTGTAGGGACCACCCTTTATTTTAATGACTCCGTTGTAATAAGGGAGAAGGATAACCAACCCCTGGAATTTGAAAACACCAGCCAGATAATGGTGCTGGAGGATTCATCAGGTCCGGCATCAGCATTTTCAATCGAATCGGTCAAATCAACCAAAACAACCATCCCCTTTTTTAAGGATAATGAATTTGACTATGCTGTATTGTTGAAATTTCTGGGAGGGGATTATTTCAAATGGTCATTCCTGATTTTTATCCCCATCGTCATTCTTATCATTACGGCAGTTTCAAACGGTGCAAACATAACGGATGGCCTTGACGGGCTGGCAACAGGAACTTCGGCCATCATCGGTGCTACCCTGGGAGTCCTGGCTTATGTGTCAGGTAATACAGTGTTCGCAAACTATCTGAACATCATGTATATCCCTATGACAGGCGAGCTTGTGATCTTTATAGCGGCCTTTGTAGGGGCCTGTATCGGCTTTTTGTGGTACAACACTTATCCTGCTCAGGTTTTTATGGGTGATACAGGCAGCCTTGCCCTAGGAGGAATCATTGCGGTGTTTGCCATTGTTATCCGCAAGGAATTGCTAATACCCTTGCTCTGCGGCATTTTTCTAGTCGAGAATCTGTCGGTAGTTATGCAGGTGAGCTGGTTCAAGTTCACTAAAAGACGCTATGGAGAAGGACGAAGAATTTTCAAGATGGCACCCCTCCATCACCATTACCAGATTCTGGGGTACCATGAGGCTAAAATCGTACAGCGGTTCTTAATTGTTGGGATCATCCTGGCCGTGTTCAGTGTGATAACATTAAAACTGAGGTAA
- a CDS encoding UDP-N-acetylmuramoyl-L-alanyl-D-glutamate--2,6-diaminopimelate ligase gives MENLRDILYKTELLETRGFTDRVVEAVAFDSRKVVPGTLFVAVKGLTTDGHLYISKAIESGATAIVCEEFPEETPETVTFIKVRNSAYALGIIASNFFDNPSEKLKLVGVTGTNGKTTIVTLLYELFSQLGYTCGLISTVRNLVGEKEIQSNFTTPDPLQLNGLLHEMANAGCEFVFMEVSSHAVVQMRIAGLTFTGGVFTNLTHDHLDFHKTFSEYLKAKKTFFDQLDARAFAITNLDDKNGRVMLQNTQARKKTYSLKNMADYKGKILENGFSGLQLLIDGKEVWCKLVGEFNAYNLLAIYATARMLGLEQDEVLTALSTCKPAEGRFDFFNGPNGVIGIVDYAHTPDALENVLKTIDEIRTGTEKLISIFGCGGNRDAAKRPQMAAIGARLSNQVILTSDNPRNESPEQIIEEMKAGLDPVSIRRTLTIVNRREAIHAACAMANPGDIILVAGKGHEKYQEIMGVKYPFDDKEILKEYLG, from the coding sequence TTGGAGAACCTTCGTGACATATTATATAAAACTGAACTGCTCGAAACGCGGGGATTTACCGACCGTGTAGTGGAAGCCGTGGCGTTTGACTCGAGAAAAGTAGTGCCCGGCACACTTTTTGTTGCAGTAAAAGGGCTTACCACCGATGGCCACCTATATATCTCCAAGGCCATAGAAAGCGGTGCTACTGCAATTGTATGCGAAGAGTTTCCTGAAGAGACACCCGAAACGGTCACCTTTATAAAAGTCAGGAATTCAGCATATGCTCTTGGCATCATCGCTTCAAACTTCTTTGACAACCCTTCGGAAAAACTAAAACTGGTCGGAGTTACCGGCACCAATGGAAAAACTACGATAGTTACCCTCTTGTATGAGCTGTTTTCGCAACTGGGTTATACCTGTGGCTTGATCTCAACGGTACGCAACCTAGTTGGAGAAAAGGAAATCCAATCCAACTTTACAACCCCTGATCCCCTGCAGTTGAATGGCCTTCTGCATGAAATGGCTAATGCAGGTTGTGAATTTGTATTTATGGAGGTCAGTTCACATGCAGTGGTTCAAATGCGCATTGCCGGATTGACCTTTACAGGCGGGGTGTTCACCAACCTCACCCACGACCACCTGGATTTTCACAAGACCTTCAGTGAATATCTGAAAGCGAAGAAGACCTTCTTTGACCAGCTTGATGCGCGGGCATTTGCCATCACCAACCTGGATGATAAGAATGGCAGGGTGATGTTACAGAACACCCAGGCAAGGAAAAAGACCTACAGCCTGAAAAATATGGCTGATTACAAAGGCAAGATTTTGGAAAACGGTTTTTCTGGATTACAGCTCCTTATCGATGGAAAAGAAGTCTGGTGTAAGCTGGTAGGTGAATTCAATGCATACAACCTTCTGGCTATTTATGCTACTGCACGTATGCTTGGCCTCGAGCAGGATGAAGTGCTGACTGCCCTGAGTACTTGTAAACCTGCAGAGGGCAGGTTTGACTTTTTCAATGGACCAAATGGAGTGATTGGAATAGTAGATTATGCCCACACTCCGGATGCACTTGAGAATGTATTGAAAACCATAGATGAAATACGGACGGGGACAGAGAAACTGATATCGATATTTGGTTGCGGAGGAAACCGTGACGCGGCAAAGCGTCCGCAAATGGCAGCCATTGGAGCCAGACTTAGCAACCAGGTAATCCTGACCAGTGACAATCCCAGGAACGAATCGCCCGAGCAGATCATTGAAGAAATGAAAGCCGGCCTTGACCCTGTCAGCATTAGGCGGACGCTCACCATTGTAAACCGGCGTGAAGCCATCCATGCGGCATGTGCCATGGCAAACCCGGGTGACATTATCCTGGTTGCTGGCAAAGGACACGAAAAATATCAGGAGATCATGGGGGTAAAGTACCCCTTTGACGATAAGGAGATTTTAAAGGAATACCTGGGCTGA
- a CDS encoding penicillin-binding protein, which produces MDERKQIILRTYLVYFVMVIFGFSILVRVIFIQTVEGEYWREMAKNSTIRYENIDAIRGDICADDGRLLATSVPIYEIRMDLSPEVISEEVYRQGIDSLALRLSQLFGDRSKAQYLQTLNQARNNKERYFLVKRNVTYNQLQILRDFPIFRLGKYRGGRIENEHARREMPYRTMAARTIGYEAEGVYVGLEGAYRRELEGIQGKRLMQRSAGGSWVPINDENEIQPENGKDLITTINITMQDMVENALLKQLNRFEAEFGTAVLMEVSTGKIKAISNLTRQGDGNYRETYNYAVGESAEPGSTFKLASMLALLEDGKVNPDDIVHTGEGAIRYADRIMRDARDEGHGSITVKHAFEVSSNVGISQLVFNAYKDRPQQFIDRIKALKLDQPLGLEIAGEGKPWINDPKSPSWSGVTLPWMSIGYEVSLTPLQTLSLYNAVANQGQMMKPMFVEEIRQTGKTIKRFQPEAIQRSIASQSTLKLIQEMLIGVVENGTAKNIYTPLYSIAGKTGTAQVANTSQGYRNTSGKTSYRSSFVGFFPADQPAYSMIVVIHNPKGYIYTGSQVAAPVFKEVSDKIFATQLEYPQPQTTENLLAYLPSFGNANAEDVRTIYSAFDCMMIDNIQSSWTTTVASNDTVSFWEKNLIENLVPDAVGMSLKDALYVLENAGLRVRFTGRGIVRRQSLQPGVRVNPGYQIYIELN; this is translated from the coding sequence ATGGATGAAAGGAAACAAATAATATTACGGACTTACCTGGTATATTTTGTCATGGTAATCTTCGGGTTTTCCATCCTGGTGCGGGTCATTTTTATTCAGACCGTTGAAGGAGAGTATTGGCGGGAGATGGCTAAAAATTCTACCATCCGTTATGAAAACATTGATGCCATTAGGGGTGATATTTGTGCTGATGATGGCCGGTTGCTTGCCACCAGCGTACCCATTTATGAGATCCGGATGGACCTTAGTCCTGAGGTAATCTCAGAGGAAGTTTACCGGCAAGGGATCGATTCGCTGGCATTGCGGCTCTCCCAACTTTTTGGTGACCGCTCAAAAGCCCAATACCTGCAGACGCTTAACCAGGCGCGAAACAATAAGGAGCGGTATTTCCTTGTCAAGCGTAATGTAACCTACAACCAGCTTCAAATCTTGCGAGATTTCCCAATTTTCAGGCTTGGCAAGTACCGTGGCGGCCGCATTGAGAATGAGCATGCCCGTAGGGAAATGCCTTACAGGACCATGGCTGCCCGCACCATTGGATACGAGGCCGAGGGTGTATATGTAGGCCTTGAAGGTGCTTACCGACGTGAGCTGGAAGGGATCCAGGGGAAACGCCTTATGCAGCGCTCAGCAGGCGGAAGCTGGGTGCCCATTAATGACGAAAATGAGATTCAGCCGGAAAACGGAAAAGACCTCATAACTACCATTAATATCACTATGCAGGACATGGTTGAAAATGCCTTGCTGAAGCAATTGAACAGGTTTGAAGCAGAGTTTGGGACTGCAGTGCTGATGGAGGTGTCCACTGGAAAGATCAAAGCCATTTCGAACCTGACCAGACAAGGTGATGGAAACTACCGTGAAACCTACAATTATGCCGTTGGGGAAAGTGCAGAGCCCGGATCGACCTTTAAACTGGCAAGCATGCTGGCTTTGCTTGAAGACGGGAAGGTAAATCCAGATGACATTGTTCATACCGGGGAAGGAGCAATCCGCTATGCAGACCGTATCATGCGAGATGCCAGGGATGAGGGTCATGGCAGTATCACAGTTAAACATGCTTTTGAGGTATCTTCAAACGTAGGCATTTCGCAGCTAGTATTTAATGCGTATAAGGATCGTCCCCAGCAGTTTATCGACAGAATAAAGGCACTGAAATTGGATCAACCTTTGGGCCTAGAAATTGCCGGTGAGGGCAAACCCTGGATCAACGACCCCAAGAGCCCCTCGTGGTCAGGGGTAACTCTTCCCTGGATGTCAATTGGCTATGAAGTATCCTTAACACCCCTGCAGACCCTATCTTTATATAATGCAGTTGCCAACCAGGGGCAAATGATGAAGCCGATGTTTGTGGAAGAAATCAGGCAAACTGGGAAAACCATCAAACGGTTTCAGCCCGAAGCAATTCAGCGGAGCATTGCCAGCCAGTCAACCCTGAAGTTGATCCAGGAAATGCTGATTGGAGTGGTTGAAAACGGAACAGCCAAAAACATTTACACCCCCCTGTATTCCATCGCCGGGAAAACCGGGACAGCCCAGGTGGCCAACACAAGCCAGGGATATCGCAACACAAGTGGAAAAACATCTTATCGCTCTTCCTTTGTAGGTTTTTTCCCGGCTGACCAACCGGCATACAGCATGATCGTGGTAATACACAATCCCAAGGGATATATTTATACCGGCAGCCAGGTTGCAGCCCCCGTATTCAAAGAGGTGTCAGATAAGATCTTTGCCACCCAATTAGAGTACCCCCAGCCCCAAACCACTGAGAATCTGCTGGCCTATCTCCCATCCTTTGGCAATGCTAATGCGGAGGATGTCAGGACCATTTATTCGGCTTTCGATTGCATGATGATCGACAATATTCAAAGCAGCTGGACAACTACAGTAGCCAGTAATGATACTGTCAGTTTCTGGGAGAAAAACTTAATTGAAAATCTGGTCCCTGATGCCGTTGGCATGAGTTTGAAAGATGCTTTGTATGTACTTGAAAATGCAGGTCTTCGTGTACGTTTTACTGGCCGTGGAATTGTCAGGCGGCAAAGTCTCCAACCAGGAGTGAGGGTCAATCCGGGCTATCAAATCTATATTGAGTTAAACTGA